The proteins below come from a single Miscanthus floridulus cultivar M001 chromosome 1, ASM1932011v1, whole genome shotgun sequence genomic window:
- the LOC136506105 gene encoding homeobox-leucine zipper protein HOX21-like, producing MRPMASNGMVSSPPSPFFPPNFLLQMQQTPSDHDPQEQHHHHHHHLSAPPLHPHHNPFLPSFQCPSLQDFRGMAPMLGKRPMYGADVVVGGDEVNGGGGANEDELSDDGSQAREKKRRLNVEQVRTLEKNFELGNKLEPERKLQLARALGLQPRQVAIWFQNRRARWKTKQLEKDYDALKRQLDAVKADNDALLSHNKKLQAEILALKGGREAGSSELINLNKETEASCSNRSENSSEINLDISRTPASDGPMDPPPPTHQHQHHHAAGAGAGGLIPFYPSIGGRPTAAAAAGVDIDQLLHTSGPKLEPHGNGGGVQGAVETASFGNLLCGVDEPPPFWPWADHQHFH from the exons ATGAGGCCAATGGCCAGCAATGGCATGGTGTCCTCACCACCCTCGCCCTTCTTCCCTCCAAACTTCCTCCTCCAAATGCAGCAGACACCCTCCGATCATGACCCCCAAGAacagcaccaccatcaccaccaccacctctctGCTCCTCCCCTTCATCCTCACCACAACCCCTTCCTCCCCTCCTTTCAATGCCCCTCCCTTCAAGACTTCCGAG GTATGGCGCCAATGCTGGGGAAGCGTCCGATGTACGGCGCGGACGTCGTCGTCGGAGGCGATGAGgtgaacggcggcggcggcgctaacGAGGACGAGCTGTCGGACGACGGCTCCCAGGCCAGGGAGAAGAAGCGGCGGCTGAACGTGGAGCAGGTGCGGACGCTGGAGAAGAACTTCGAGCTCGGGAACAAGCTGGAGCCGGAGCGGAAGCTGCAGCTGGCACGTGCCCTTGGCCTGCAGCCGCGGCAGGTGGCCATCTGGTTCCAGAACCGGCGCGCGCGGTGGAAGACGAAGCAGCTGGAGAAGGACTACGACGCGCTGAAGCGCCAGCTCGACGCCGTCAAGGCCGACAACGACGCCCTCCTCTCCCACAACAAGAAGCTCCAGGCCGAG ATACTGGCGCTGAAGGGAGGCAGGGAGGCAGGGTCGTCGGAGCTGATCAACCTCAACAAGGAGACGGAGGCGTCCTGCAGCAACCGCAGCGAGAACAGCTCCGAGATCAACCTCGACATCTCGCGCACGCCTGCGTCCGACGGCCCCATGGACCCTCCGCCGCCgacgcaccagcaccagcaccaccacgccgcgggtgccggcgccggcggcttGATCCCTTTCTACCCTTCCATCGGCGGCCGCCCtactgctgccgctgctgctggcgTGGACATCGATCAGCTCCTGCACACCTCCGGCCCCAAGCTGGAGCCGCACGGAAACGGCGGCGGCGTCCAGGGCGCCGTGGAAACCGCCAGCTTCGGCAACCTCCTGTGCGGCGTCGACGAGCCGCCGCCGTTCTGGCCGTGGGCCGACCACCAGCACTTCCATTGA